From the genome of Polyangiaceae bacterium, one region includes:
- a CDS encoding methylmalonyl-CoA mutase family protein — protein sequence MANDDPRALESDERHFSSGGSGESLGLDEAGLSALRTAIAAWRVGPVAEAERRVPPRAKTFTTWSGVEVPDVATPVDKRVHYKAELGLPGEYPFTRGVQPTMYRGKLWTMRMFAGFGTPEQTNERFKYLLAEGQTGLSTAFDFPTLMGYDSDSPRSLGEVGMCGVAVDTLRDMEVLFDGIPLDKVTTSMTINGPAIVLLAFYIALADKRGISRKSIGGTVQNDCLKEFIAQHAWLVPPRPAMRIVTDMIEFCSREVPRWNTVSVSGYHIREAGATAAQELAFTIADGLAYVESSIARGLEVDEFAPRLSFFFDVHNDFFEEIAKFRAGRRMWARFMRERYGARKAESLKLRTHAQTAGVSLTAQQPYNNIVRVSLQALAAVLGGTQSLHTNSLDETYALPTEDAVTIALRTQQIIAHESGVANTIDPLGGSYYVEWLTDKIEAEALDYIRRIDEMGGMVVAVEKGYPQREIAASAYRFQREMEDDERVVVGVNKYVASAEKNIPTLKIDEEVQRAQCANLAKVKAGRSQDAVRQALSAVREAARGTHNLMPPIIAAASVYCTEQEICDVLRDVMGTHSDPAEF from the coding sequence GAAAGCTTGGGCCTCGACGAAGCAGGTTTGAGCGCTCTGCGTACGGCGATTGCGGCGTGGCGCGTGGGCCCCGTGGCGGAAGCCGAAAGACGCGTTCCTCCGCGCGCCAAGACGTTCACCACGTGGAGCGGAGTCGAGGTTCCGGACGTCGCGACGCCTGTGGACAAACGCGTCCATTACAAGGCCGAGCTCGGTTTGCCCGGGGAGTATCCGTTTACGCGTGGTGTCCAGCCGACGATGTACCGCGGCAAACTTTGGACGATGCGCATGTTCGCCGGCTTTGGAACACCGGAACAAACGAACGAACGTTTCAAATATCTCCTGGCCGAGGGACAAACCGGTTTGTCCACGGCTTTCGACTTTCCCACGCTCATGGGATACGATTCGGATTCGCCCAGGTCGCTCGGGGAAGTCGGCATGTGCGGCGTCGCGGTCGACACGCTTCGCGACATGGAGGTGCTTTTCGACGGCATTCCGCTCGACAAAGTCACGACGTCGATGACCATCAATGGTCCGGCGATCGTGCTGCTCGCGTTTTACATTGCGCTTGCGGACAAACGTGGCATTTCGCGCAAATCCATTGGTGGCACGGTCCAAAACGATTGCTTGAAGGAATTCATTGCGCAGCATGCGTGGCTCGTGCCGCCGCGACCGGCAATGCGTATCGTGACGGACATGATCGAATTCTGCTCCCGCGAAGTTCCGCGCTGGAATACGGTCTCCGTGAGCGGGTATCACATTCGCGAAGCTGGAGCGACGGCGGCGCAGGAGCTTGCATTCACGATTGCGGACGGCTTGGCCTATGTCGAAAGCTCGATTGCTCGCGGGCTCGAAGTCGACGAATTCGCGCCACGCTTGTCCTTTTTCTTCGACGTGCACAACGACTTTTTCGAGGAAATTGCCAAGTTTCGTGCGGGCAGGCGCATGTGGGCTCGTTTCATGCGCGAGCGGTACGGGGCACGCAAGGCCGAAAGTTTGAAGCTTCGAACGCACGCGCAAACCGCCGGCGTTTCGCTCACTGCGCAACAGCCCTACAACAACATCGTTCGCGTATCATTGCAAGCGCTCGCCGCGGTACTCGGCGGCACGCAATCGCTGCACACGAATTCGCTCGACGAAACCTATGCATTGCCCACGGAAGACGCCGTGACGATTGCGCTGCGCACGCAGCAAATCATTGCGCACGAAAGTGGCGTCGCCAATACCATCGACCCGCTCGGAGGCAGTTATTACGTCGAATGGTTGACGGACAAAATCGAAGCCGAGGCGCTCGATTACATTCGTCGCATCGATGAAATGGGCGGTATGGTCGTGGCGGTCGAAAAAGGTTATCCGCAGCGTGAAATTGCCGCATCGGCGTACCGTTTCCAGCGCGAAATGGAGGATGACGAACGTGTCGTCGTCGGCGTGAACAAATACGTCGCATCCGCGGAGAAAAACATTCCCACGCTCAAAATCGACGAAGAAGTGCAGCGCGCGCAATGCGCAAACTTGGCCAAAGTCAAAGCAGGCCGGAGCCAAGATGCCGTGAGGCAAGCGCTTTCGGCCGTACGCGAAGCCGCTCGAGGCACCCACAACCTCATGCCTCCCATCATCGCCGCAGCGTCGGTTTATTGCACCGAACAGGAAATTTGCGACGTATTGCGGGACGTCATGGGTACGCATTCGGATCCGGCCGAGTTCTGA